A single region of the Yersinia entomophaga genome encodes:
- a CDS encoding DUF1456 family protein yields the protein MINNDVLRSVRYMLNVNDAKIVEIIKLTDFEVNSADVVNFLKKEDEAGYQNCPDEVMAHFLNGLIFFKRGKDDKFPAPSIEARITNNIVLKKLRVAFELKDTDMHDIFTSVDFPVSKPELNALFRKDDSKNFRPCGDQVLRYFLKGLTLRVRGPKK from the coding sequence ATGATCAACAACGATGTGCTCCGCAGTGTTCGCTATATGCTTAATGTTAACGATGCTAAAATCGTAGAAATCATCAAGTTAACTGATTTTGAAGTGAACAGCGCGGATGTCGTTAATTTCCTTAAGAAAGAAGACGAAGCTGGTTACCAGAATTGTCCTGATGAGGTCATGGCTCATTTTCTTAACGGTCTGATCTTCTTTAAGCGTGGTAAGGATGACAAATTCCCAGCTCCGTCTATTGAAGCACGTATCACTAATAATATTGTGCTGAAAAAGCTGCGCGTAGCCTTCGAGTTGAAAGATACCGATATGCACGATATCTTCACCTCCGTTGATTTTCCGGTGTCCAAACCTGAATTGAACGCGTTGTTCCGTAAGGACGACAGCAAAAACTTCCGTCCTTGTGGCGATCAGGTGCTGCGTTACTTCCTGAAGGGCCTGACTCTGCGGGTGCGCGGTCCTAAAAAATAG